One window from the genome of Rhodococcus sp. ABRD24 encodes:
- a CDS encoding alpha/beta fold hydrolase — METVPIQMPDGTTTPVRLFPGREGAPVVVVVPGLGIPGGFYDRFASELVARGFCAATCELRGQGDSRPRPSASSTFGYQELVAVDLPAMFEVVRERFDRSTPFLLGHSMGGQLGVMYAARIRGRLGGLILVASGSPYYRGFPGSRSPGVLLGSAAMSITASVAGFWPGDRLDIGGFGRQSRVLVSDWSRFARSGRIEPAGADIDYEERIARLTLPVLSISMEGDDLAPRSSAKNLVDKLPQAEVTMWHQPEPLGHNGWIRTPESTVDRIVDWLHDHS, encoded by the coding sequence GTGGAGACCGTGCCGATCCAGATGCCCGACGGGACGACGACGCCGGTGCGGTTGTTCCCCGGCCGCGAGGGTGCACCGGTGGTAGTGGTCGTACCCGGTCTCGGTATCCCGGGCGGCTTCTACGACAGGTTCGCGAGCGAATTGGTGGCGCGCGGCTTCTGCGCCGCGACATGCGAGTTACGTGGACAGGGCGACAGTCGTCCGCGTCCGAGCGCGTCGAGCACGTTCGGCTACCAGGAGCTCGTGGCGGTGGACCTGCCCGCGATGTTCGAGGTGGTGCGGGAGCGGTTCGACAGGAGCACGCCGTTCCTGCTGGGGCACAGCATGGGTGGGCAGTTGGGGGTGATGTACGCGGCGCGCATCCGGGGCCGGCTCGGCGGGCTGATCCTGGTGGCGTCCGGTTCGCCCTATTACCGAGGGTTTCCTGGATCTCGATCCCCCGGTGTGCTGCTGGGATCGGCGGCGATGTCGATCACCGCGAGCGTGGCGGGCTTCTGGCCGGGCGATCGTCTGGACATCGGGGGCTTCGGTCGACAGTCGAGGGTGCTTGTCTCGGACTGGTCGCGGTTCGCGCGCAGCGGCCGGATCGAGCCCGCGGGGGCGGATATCGACTACGAGGAACGCATCGCACGATTGACGCTGCCGGTGCTGTCGATCTCGATGGAGGGTGACGACTTGGCGCCGCGCAGTTCGGCGAAGAACCTGGTCGACAAGCTGCCACAGGCCGAGGTCACCATGTGGCACCAGCCCGAGCCGCTCGGCCACAATGGGTGGATTCGGACACCGGAGTCCACGGTGGACCGAATCGTGGACTGGTTGCACGATCACAGCTGA
- a CDS encoding PspC domain-containing protein — MTFDSNSPRQLLRSRNQRMLAGVCGGVAEYFGIDVNLVRLGAVLGAIVSLGTVALIYLAAWMLMPQDA, encoded by the coding sequence ATGACCTTCGACAGCAACTCCCCCCGGCAGCTCCTCCGTTCCCGAAACCAGCGCATGCTCGCCGGAGTGTGCGGCGGCGTCGCCGAGTACTTCGGCATCGACGTCAACCTCGTGCGCCTCGGCGCCGTTCTCGGTGCAATCGTCTCGCTCGGCACCGTCGCGCTGATCTATCTCGCGGCCTGGATGCTGATGCCTCAGGATGCGTGA
- the groL gene encoding chaperonin GroEL (60 kDa chaperone family; promotes refolding of misfolded polypeptides especially under stressful conditions; forms two stacked rings of heptamers to form a barrel-shaped 14mer; ends can be capped by GroES; misfolded proteins enter the barrel where they are refolded when GroES binds) gives MAKIIAFDEEARRGLERGLNSLADTVKVTLGPKGRNVVLEKKWGAPTITNDGVSIAKEIELEDPYEKIGAELVKEVAKKTDDVAGDGTTTATVLAQALVREGLRNVAAGANPLGLKRGIEKAVEAVTAKLLDTAKEVETKEQIAATAGISAGDPSIGELIAEAMDKVGKEGVITVEESNSFGLQLELTEGMRFDKGYISLYFATDAERQEAVLEDAYILLVSSKISTVKDLLPLLEKVIQSGKPLVIIAEDVEGEALSTLVVNKIRGTFKSVAVKAPGFGDRRKAQLADIAILTGGEVISEEVGLSLETAGLELLGRARKVVVSKDETTIVEGAGDADAIAGRVSQIRAEIEASDSDYDREKLQERLAKLAGGVAVIKAGAATEVELKERKHRIEDAVRNAKAAVEEGIVAGGGVALLQAAPILDDLKLEGDEATGANIVRVALEAPLKQIAFNAGLEPGVVAEKVRNLPTGHGLNAATNEYEDLLAAGINDPVKVTRSALQNAASIAALFLTTEAVVADKPEKAAAPMGDPTGGMGGMDF, from the coding sequence ATGGCCAAGATCATCGCGTTCGACGAAGAGGCACGTCGCGGCCTCGAGCGTGGCCTGAACAGCCTCGCCGACACCGTCAAGGTGACGCTGGGACCCAAGGGTCGCAACGTCGTGCTCGAGAAGAAGTGGGGCGCCCCCACGATCACCAACGACGGTGTTTCCATCGCCAAGGAGATCGAGCTCGAGGACCCCTACGAGAAGATCGGCGCCGAGCTGGTCAAGGAGGTCGCCAAGAAGACCGACGACGTCGCTGGCGACGGTACGACCACCGCCACCGTCCTCGCTCAGGCGCTCGTCCGTGAGGGTCTGCGCAACGTTGCCGCCGGCGCCAACCCGCTGGGTCTCAAGCGCGGCATCGAGAAGGCCGTCGAGGCCGTCACCGCCAAGCTGCTCGACACCGCCAAGGAGGTCGAGACCAAGGAGCAGATCGCTGCCACCGCCGGTATCTCGGCCGGCGACCCGTCCATCGGTGAGCTCATCGCCGAGGCCATGGACAAGGTCGGCAAGGAAGGCGTCATCACCGTCGAGGAGTCCAACTCCTTCGGCCTGCAGCTCGAGCTCACCGAGGGTATGCGCTTCGACAAGGGCTACATCTCGCTGTACTTCGCGACCGACGCCGAGCGTCAGGAAGCGGTCCTCGAGGACGCCTACATCCTGCTCGTGAGCTCCAAGATCTCCACGGTCAAGGACCTGCTGCCGCTGCTGGAGAAGGTCATCCAGTCCGGCAAGCCGCTGGTCATCATCGCGGAGGACGTCGAGGGCGAGGCGCTGTCCACCCTGGTCGTCAACAAGATCCGTGGCACCTTCAAGTCGGTCGCCGTCAAGGCCCCCGGCTTCGGTGACCGCCGCAAGGCGCAGCTCGCCGACATCGCCATCCTCACCGGTGGCGAGGTCATCAGCGAAGAGGTCGGCCTCTCCCTGGAGACTGCCGGACTCGAGCTGCTCGGCCGCGCCCGCAAGGTCGTTGTCAGCAAGGACGAGACCACCATCGTCGAGGGTGCCGGCGACGCCGACGCCATCGCCGGTCGCGTCAGCCAGATCCGCGCCGAGATCGAGGCGTCGGATTCGGATTACGACCGCGAGAAGCTGCAGGAGCGCCTGGCCAAGCTGGCCGGTGGCGTTGCAGTCATCAAGGCCGGCGCTGCCACCGAGGTGGAGCTCAAGGAGCGCAAGCACCGCATCGAGGACGCCGTCCGCAACGCGAAGGCTGCCGTCGAGGAGGGCATCGTCGCCGGTGGTGGCGTGGCGCTGCTGCAGGCCGCTCCGATCCTGGACGACCTGAAGCTCGAGGGCGACGAGGCCACCGGTGCGAACATCGTTCGCGTCGCCCTCGAGGCTCCGCTCAAGCAGATCGCGTTCAACGCAGGCCTCGAGCCGGGCGTCGTTGCGGAGAAGGTGCGCAACCTCCCCACCGGCCACGGCCTCAACGCCGCGACCAACGAGTACGAGGACCTGCTCGCTGCCGGCATCAATGACCCGGTCAAGGTCACCCGCTCGGCGCTGCAGAACGCTGCGTCCATCGCGGCTCTGTTCCTGACCACCGAGGCTGTCGTCGCCGACAAGCCGGAGAAGGCCGCTGCTCCCATGGGCGACCCGACCGGTGGCATGGGCGGCATGGACTTCTGA
- a CDS encoding DUF6764 family protein, with the protein MSTSSRPRVLSSLGRRMMRTAAVAALGFGVALGVSTVGAGAASAAPVVCTSPATANDIQVSEFASCGAQAFEQSVARSAAMDSGTAVSVAQNFGSSNSFATGFGTALSASRGNGQSLALAIGGGIAHSWADDGYATFAVAGWGSGATAEQGGVNCVGPLSFAWNLRTGQSCIG; encoded by the coding sequence ATGTCGACCTCTTCCCGCCCGCGTGTTCTCTCCAGCCTTGGTCGACGGATGATGCGGACGGCAGCCGTTGCTGCGCTCGGATTCGGTGTGGCACTTGGGGTTTCAACTGTCGGTGCCGGTGCCGCGTCCGCGGCTCCGGTGGTGTGCACGTCGCCGGCGACGGCCAATGACATCCAGGTCTCGGAGTTCGCGAGCTGCGGTGCGCAGGCGTTCGAGCAGAGTGTGGCTCGGTCGGCCGCGATGGATAGCGGTACGGCGGTCTCCGTCGCCCAGAACTTCGGATCCTCGAACAGCTTCGCGACAGGGTTCGGGACCGCGCTCAGCGCGTCGCGCGGCAACGGCCAGTCTCTCGCGCTGGCGATCGGCGGCGGCATCGCACACTCGTGGGCCGACGACGGTTACGCGACGTTCGCGGTGGCCGGTTGGGGTTCGGGCGCGACGGCCGAGCAGGGCGGCGTCAACTGCGTCGGCCCGCTGTCCTTCGCGTGGAATCTCAGGACCGGCCAGTCCTGCATCGGGTAG